One window of Thermocoleostomius sinensis A174 genomic DNA carries:
- a CDS encoding FHA domain-containing protein, translating into MITLTLLHPLKQIPIQVWTFPDESKIRIGRSTDNQVVLYSAVVSRHHVELHRVGNQWEVVNLGTNGTYIDGRRITQEPVTDGVIIRLARSGPNIQIRIGDAVLEELQDTVSALRSLPTRSDLPLITTEITQQAPEEDDVE; encoded by the coding sequence GTGATTACTTTAACCCTCTTGCATCCGCTCAAGCAGATTCCAATCCAAGTTTGGACTTTTCCAGATGAATCGAAGATTCGGATTGGTCGGTCTACTGACAACCAAGTGGTTCTCTACAGTGCTGTTGTATCTCGCCATCATGTTGAGCTACATCGTGTTGGTAATCAATGGGAAGTCGTGAACTTGGGTACAAATGGTACTTACATTGATGGCAGGCGCATCACTCAAGAACCGGTAACTGATGGGGTGATTATTCGCTTGGCGCGATCGGGACCTAATATTCAAATTCGTATCGGTGATGCGGTTTTGGAAGAATTACAAGACACGGTGAGCGCGCTTCGATCGTTGCCCACTCGGTCTGACCTTCCCCTAATTACTACGGAAATCACTCAACAAGCTCCCGAGGAAGATGACGTTGAGTAG